From a region of the bacterium genome:
- a CDS encoding carbohydrate ABC transporter permease, giving the protein LIVLSDGHMATLPVALASLVGEHVQDTELMMAGSMLTILPALVVFLIFQRFFVRGITAGSVKG; this is encoded by the coding sequence GCTGATCGTGCTGAGCGACGGTCACATGGCGACGTTGCCGGTGGCGCTGGCCAGCCTGGTCGGCGAGCACGTCCAGGACACCGAGCTGATGATGGCCGGGTCGATGCTCACCATCCTGCCGGCGCTGGTGGTGTTCCTGATCTTCCAAAGGTTCTTCGTACGTGGAATTACCGCGGGTAGCGTAAAGGGATAG